From a single Rosa rugosa chromosome 7, drRosRugo1.1, whole genome shotgun sequence genomic region:
- the LOC133720551 gene encoding protein ALTERED XYLOGLUCAN 9, producing MIGAVQLGVLAACVVVLVPMGMAGYHLSRNKMLFFSGALFITLAIGVHLTPYFPSVTDLVTTVSSVVVFQNRRDSCLSHLHDLVWDVSPSPDSPLDFHKSWAWDDASSSSSVSACGFQKLGRFDAADLLNGSWVVVAGDSQARLVAVSLLALVLDSDRMDQVRGDLFKRHSDYQIVVDEIGMRLDFFWAPYALNLTTLVAGFNRNRNYPDVLVMGSGLWHMLHFTNASDYGASLQSLRTHAASLVSSSEQHEEAVTGSVLARPSPHLFWIGMPTLINSMLNSDEKREKMTDVLRAAYEEQLRSSNLVRKSNNGPFLLLDVESLSWNCGVRCTVDGMHYDMIVYEAALHIMLNALLIESHQKL from the coding sequence ATGATCGGAGCAGTTCAATTGGGAGTGTTGGCGGCTTGCGTTGTGGTTTTAGTTCCGATGGGCATGGCCGGTTATCACCTCAGCCGCAACAAGATGCTCTTCTTCAGCGGCGCCCTCTTCATCACTCTCGCCATCGGCGTCCACCTCACCCCTTACTTCCCTTCCGTCACCGACTTGGTCACCACCGTCTCCTCCGTCGTCGTCTTCCAGAACCGCCGCGACTCCTGCCTCTCCCACCTCCACGACCTCGTCTGGGACGTCTCTCCCTCCCCCGATTCCCCCCTCGATTTCCACAAGTCCTGGGCCTGGGACGacgcttcctcctcctcctccgtctCCGCCTGCGGCTTCCAGAAGCTCGGCCGATTCGACGCCGCCGATCTCCTCAACGGATCTTGGGTcgtcgtcgccggcgactcccaGGCCAGGCTCGTCGCCGTCTCGCTCCTCGCTCTGGTTCTCGATTCGGACCGGATGGACCAGGTCCGGGGTGACCTCTTCAAGCGCCACAGTGATTATCAGATTGTGGTGGATGAGATTGGGATGAGGTTAGACTTCTTCTGGGCCCCTTATGCTCTCAATTTGACCACTCTCGTTGCCGGTTtcaaccgaaatcgaaactacCCTGATGTCTTGGTCATGGGCTCTGGTTTGTGGCACATGCTTCATTTCACTAATGCGTCCGACTACGGTGCTTCACTGCAATCGCTGAGGACTCACGCTGCTTCTCTGGTCTCGTCGTCTGAGCAGCATGAAGAAGCAGTGACAGGCTCCGTGCTGGCCAGGCCTTCGCCGCATCTCTTCTGGATTGGGATGCCCACTCTGATCAACTCAATGCTGAATTCGGATGAGAAGAGGGAGAAGATGACTGATGTCCTGAGGGCTGCCTATGAGGAGCAGCTTCGAAGCAGTAATCTTGTGCGCAAGTCGAATAATGGACCCTTTTTGCTGTTGGATGTTGAATCCTTGAGCTGGAATTGTGGGGTGAGATGTACGGTGGATGGAATGCACTATGATATGATAGTTTACGAAGCGGCGCTTCATATCATGCTAAATGCATTGCTCATTGAATCTCATCAGAAGCTTTGA
- the LOC133723163 gene encoding uncharacterized protein LOC133723163 — protein sequence MEYIIIMPLEREFSPTPPFSAGGGRVLTIWMDGFASFYGPNCGGEDRPPRRNLHNFLSQASDGGGKGDLVFDRLYRGMVVGDTNGGAWCLRPLEILGFPFDGGALWHGWDRSILMEDKGTDGVLDFSLPAEDVRLEFGFEYGGRTRYPLLELGPFLSGLLADYGPSEDRIRREDLAHPNLQQALTMQDTFLRDKDHAQIADHVVHYFEAAFTKDCNIIDTGLVNRVIPNLVTALENAALSVIPSSDEIHMTVNSMDDYSAPGPDGNSGCFFKQCWSVVGSEVVQAVQHFFISGTIIPHFNSIVVILIPKKQEADRIADFRPIALANFVFKIITKIIATRLSPIVARIVSPNQSAFITGRSVADPIILTSECINLLDIKCKSGNIALKLDISKAFDTLDWDFLLRVLKAFGFSAVFINWIECILKSAYLAVLVNGQSCGFFTCSRGIRQGDPLSPILFCLAEEVLSRGLSNLVDRGVWTDWPAQASSRGIRRLMRFLNEYACNSGQAVNKAKSLVFLGKYARPREVIIKRLLGFREGSLPFTYLGVPVFQGRPKAIYFRAIADKVKCKLSSWKGLQLSQAARLQLISATIQSLLIYCFQVYEWPRSLLLKVQSWTRNFFWTGDPLKTSSNLIAWSLCCTPKDQGGLGLKDLFHLNKSLLLKRGWEVVMGVSPSASFLQARFLRSGLRPCSYYKKTYVWTGLKKLWPSILSNVRWIIGDGESVSFWRDNWLGIPLNTMYAIEPELAPFLQDQVSKFIFDKQWVLPPLFSSTFPDVADQILGIEFPMEAMQVIHLADLFASDLLNSLSAASKLLWRMEICNLLWLTWTERNSLRNSCRTFCTGRFSHRFLLCLKDSAQLVFKAYPHSVSTIPIFNLLGLSPLLCRAPCFKPVTWQPPPDHWLKVNTDGSFRGSNMAGFGGIFRDAEGNFVGDFAARAEVPSAIDAEILAVIEAIQVAWVRRWTHIWLETDSTLVITYFKNPNLIPWRLRTRWFNCVLKSRQMTFHVSHIFREGNKVADKLANYGALHDGAVWWIVLPSIITSEFGHDYSSRTSYRFS from the exons ATGGAATACATAATCATCATGCCTCTCGAAAGAGAGTTCTCCCCTACGCCTCCTTTCTCTGCTGGTGGAGGCCGTGTACTTACGATTTGGATGGATGGCTTTGCCTCATTCTATGGTCCAAACTGTGGTGGTGAAGACAGGCCTCCCCGTCGAAACCTACATAATTTTCTCTCTCAAGCTTCTGATGGGGGAGGTAAAGGTGATCTAGTGTTTGACCGGCTCTACAGAGGTATGGTCGTGGGTGACACGAATGGCGGCGCTTGGTGTCTGAGGCCGTTGGAGATACTGGGTTTTCCGTTTGATGGTGGCGCTCTCTGGCATGGCTGGGATCGGTCGATTCTTATGGAGGACAAAGGGACCGATGGTGTTCTTGATTTTTCTTTGCCGGCAGAGGATGTCAGGCTGGAATTTGGTTTTGAGTATGGTGGTAGGACTCGTTATCCTCTGCTGGAATTGGGTCCATTCCTATCCGGGCTGCTTGCTG ATTATGGCCCTTCTGAGGATAGAATACGAAGAGAAGACTTGGCTCATCCTAATCTCCAACAAGCACTCACAATGCAAGACACTTTTCTCAGAGATAAA GATCATGCTCAGATTGCTGATCATGTTGTACACTACTTTGAGGCAGCCTTTACTAAGGATTGTAATATTATTGACACTGGTCTGGTGAATAGAGTAATTCCTAATTTGGTTACAGCCTTGGAGAACGCAGCTTTATCCGTTATCCCTTCTTCAGATGAAATTCACATGACAGTTAACTCAATGGATGATTATAGTGCACCGGGTCCAGATGGGAACAGTGGTTGTTTTTTCAAGCAATGCTGGAGCGTAGTTGGTTCTGAGGTAGTACAAGCCGTTCAACACTTTTTTATAAGCGGAACCATTATTCCCCACTTTAATTCTATTGTGGTAATCTTAATTCCAAAGAAGCAAGAAGCTGACCGTATTGCGGATTTCAGGCCCATTGCTTTGGCAAATTTTGTAttcaaaattatcacaaaaatTATTGCTACTCGTCTCAGTCCTATTGTTGCTAGAATTGTTTCTCCGAATCAAAGTGCATTCATCACAGGGAGGTCTGTGGCGGATCCAATTATATTGACATCAGAATGCATAAATCTCTTGGACATCAAGTGTAAGAGCGGTAACATTGCTTTAAAGCTGGATATCAGTAAAGCTTTCGACACTCTAGACTGGGATTTTTTGCTTAGAGTTCTCAAGGCATTTGGTTTCTCAGCTGTTTTCATTAACTGGATTGAGTGCATTCTAAAATCAGCTTACCTGGCAGTCTTGGTTAATGGGCAATCATGTGGCTTCTTCACTTGCTCTAGGGGCATAAGACAAGGGGATCCCCTCTCCCCAATCTTATTTTGTCTCGCGGAGGAAGTGTTGAGCCGTGGTCTGAGTAATCTGGTTGACAGGGGCGTTTGGACAGATTGGCCTGCCCAG GCTAGTTCAAGGGGTATTCGAAGGTTGATGCGTTTCTTAAATGAGTATGCCTGCAACTCTGGTCAGGCAGTTAATAAAGCAAAATCTTTGGTGTTTCTTGGTAAATATGCCCGCCCAAGAGAGGTTATAATTAAGCGTCTACTTGGGTTTCGGGAAGGATCTTTGCCTTTCACTTATCTGGGAGTACCAGTTTTTCAAGGCCGTCCAAAGGCAATATATTTTAGAGCTATAGCCGACAAAGTCAAATGCAAGCTTTCTTCTTGGAAAGGACTACAGCTCTCTCAAGCAGCCAGACTGCAACTTATATCTGCAACAATccaaagtttattaatttacTGCTTTCAGGTGTATGAGTGGCCAAGATCCTTGCTCCTTAAAGTTCAAAGCTGGACACGAAATTTCTTCTGGACTGGTGACCCTTTGAAAACAAGTTCAAATCTTATTGCTTGGTCACTTTGCTGCACTCCTAAAGACCAGGGAGGCCTAGGGTTGAAAGATCTGTTCCACTTGAATAAATCTCTTTTATTAAAACGTGGTTGGGAGGTAGTGATGGGAGTCTCTCCTTCTGCTAGCTTTCTTCAAGCGAGGTTCTTGAGATCAGGCTTGCGTCCGTGCTCTTACTATAAAAAAACTTATGTTTGGACTGGATTGAAGAAACTATGGCCATCTATTCTTTCCAATGTGCGCTGGATAATTGGTGATGGTGAAAGTGTCTCCTTCTGGAGGGACAATTGGTTGGGCATTCCACTGAATACAATGTATGCTATTGAGCCGGAGTTGGCTCCATTTCTCCAGGATCAAGTAAGTAAATTTATCTTTGATAAGCAGTGGGTTTTACCACCTCTTTTTTCCTCTACTTTCCCAGATGTGGCTGATCAAATTCTTGGTATTGAGTTTCCTATGGAGGCAAT GCAAGTTATACACTTGGCAGATTTATTTGCCTCAGACCTACTAAATAGCTTATCTGCAGCGTCAAAGCTTTTGTGGAGGATGGAAATTTGTAATTTGCTTTGGTTAACTTGGACTGAGCGCAACAGCCTTAGGAATAGTTGCAGAACCTTTTGCACCGGACGCTTCTCCCATCGCTTTCTTCTCTGTCTGAAGGACTCTGCGCAGCTGGTTTTCAAAGCTTACCCACATTCTGTTAGCACCATTCCAATCTTCAACCTACTAGGCCTTTCACCATTATTGTGTAGAGCCCCTTGCTTCAAGCCTGTAACTTGGCAGCCGCCGCCTGACCACTGGTTAAAAGTGAATACTGATGGATCCTTTAGAGGCTCTAATATGGCTGGGTTTGGAGGGATTTTTCGTGATGCAGAGGGAAATTTTGTTGGGGACTTTGCAGCAAGAGCTGAGGTTCCTAGTGCCATTGATGCAGAGATTTTGGCTGTCATTGAGGCTATTCAGGTAGCTTGGGTTCGTCGTTGGACCCATATCTGGTTGGAGACGGACTCCACCCTAGTAATTACATATTTCAAAAACCCCAACCTTATTCCTTGGAGGCTCAGAACTCGTTGGTTTAATTGTGTACTCAAGTCTCGGCAAATGACTTTCCATGTATCACACATCTTTAGGGAAGGGAACAAAGTAGCAGACAAGCTGGCTAATTATGGTGCTTTGCATGATGGAGCGGTATGGTGGATTGTCCTCCCGTCCATTATTACTTCTGAATTTGGTCATGATTACTCTTCACGTACTAGTTATCGGTTTTCTTAG